Sequence from the Pedobacter sp. D749 genome:
TCGGTTGGTAAAAACCCTATGCAGGCAGCTGCGGAGAAATAATAATTTTATCGTCATTTCGAGCAGACCGGATAGCTAGCTATCCGGTGCAAGCGCAGTTCAGAAATCTACCATAGATCTCTCCATTCCGCTGAGCTTCATCCATAGCTATCGGATCGAGATGACAACACTTATAAAAATCCCCGTTGAATTTTCTTCAACGGGGATTTTTTTATTATCAACCTAGTAAATCAAAAGTTAAACTTTCGATTTACTAGGTTGATAGCCATTTAAACGCTCTAAGCGTGATATTTGATTTTCGTCATAAATCATTTATATAATCTTAAAATTTTTATTAACCGCTCAATCTCCAACTTTCCTGACTTTCGCCTGTTTTACTGTTTAGTCCCTAAATCGTATATTTGATATACTCATGAAATTTAAAATCACCTCAGAATATCAACCTACCGGAGATCAGCCTAGTGCCATTAAACAGCTGGTGGATGGTGTAAATGCTAACGAACATTATCAAACCTTATTGGGCGTAACAGGATCTGGAAAAACGTTTACCGTGGCCAATGTAATTGAGCAGACCCAAAAGCCTACCTTGATTTTAAGTCACAATAAAACTTTGGCAGCACAGCTTTACGGAGAGTTCAAAAATTTCTTTCCCGAAAATTCGGTAAATTACTTTGTTTCTTATTACGATTATTATCAACCAGAGGCCTTTATCGCTTCGAGCAATACCTATATCGAAAAAGACCTTAGCATTAACGAGGAAATTGAGAAACTGCGTTTACGTACCACCTCATCGCTAATGAGCGGTAGGCGCGACATTATCGTGGTATCATCCATATCATGCATTTATGGTATGGGTAATCCGGAAGATTTTTCCCGGATGGTTTTCCGCTTCGGTGTAGGGCTTCGGATTTCGAGAAATGCATTTTTACATAGTTTGGTAGAGATTTTATACTCGCGTACTACAACCGAATTTAAAAGGGGAACTTTTAGGGTAAAGGGCGATACCGTAGATATTTATCCGGCCTATCTGGATCATGCCTACCGCATTTCTTTTTTCGGCGATGATATTGAAGAACTTTCGGCTATTGATCCCATTTCAGGCAAAACCCTGGAGAAACTTGAAGATATGGCCATTTATCCTGCCAACCTTTTCGTTACGCCAAAAGATAGATTCAATTCTTCGATTTGGGGAATACAGGAAGAGCTGGAAATTCGTAAGAACCAGTTAATTGCAGATCGGCATTTATTGGAAGCAAAACGTTTGGAAGAACGGACCAATTTCGATATTGAAATGATGAAAGAACTGGGCTATTGTTCAGGGATTGAAAACTATTCGCGTTTCTTTGATGGAAGGCAACCCGGTATGCGTCCTTTCTGTCTGCTGGATTATTTCCCTGAAGATTATTTAATGGTCATTGACGAAAGTCATGTTACCGTTCCGCAGATCAGGGCCATGTATGGCGGAGATAGATCGAGAAAATTATCTTTAGTTGAATATGGCTTCCGCTTGCCGGCTGCTCTTGATAACAGGCCTTTAAATTTCAACGAATTCGAAGCCCTTGCCCCGCAAACCATTTATGTAAGTGCTACACCTGCTGAATATGAATTAGAAAAATCAGAAGGCGTGGTGGTAGAGCAGGTAATCAGGCCAACCGGATTGTTAGATCCTGTTATAGAGATCAGACCTGCCATTAACCAGGTAGATGATCTTTTGGATGAAATAGACATTACCATAAAAGATGGCGGACGTATTCTGGTTACTACGCTAACAAAGCGCATGGCTGAAGAATTGACAAAATATCTTGATCGCCTAAACATTAAAACCAGGTACATCCACTCCGAAATTAAAACTTTAGAGCGGGTAGAAATTCTACGCGGTTTACGTTTAGGAGAATTTGACGTTTTAGTAGGTATTAACCTGCTACGTGAAGGTTTGGACTTACCCGAGGTTACTCTGGTTGCTATTTTAGATGCAGATAAAGAAGGTTTCTTACGGTCTGAAAAATCGCTGATCCAAACCATTGGCCGTGCAGCCCGTAATGATAAAGGACGTGTAATTATGTATGCTGATGGCATTACAGATAGTATGGAAAAAACCATCTCTGAAACGAACAGGCGTAGAGATATACAGATTGCATACAACCTTGAACATGGCATTACACCAAAAACTGTCGGGAAATCAAGAGAAGCAATTTTAGAACAAACATCGGTACTCGATTTCTCTCAAAAAGCAAGCGATAATAAAGCAAGGGCTTATGTGGAAAATGCAGAAATCAGTATTGCCGCAGATCCGATTGTGCAGTACATGGGTAAGGCCGAACTGCAAAGAGCAATTGATACTACCCGTAAGGATATGCAGAAAGCAGCAAAAGATATGGACTTTTTACAAGCTGCAAAGCTGCGCGACGAAATGTTTGCACTAGAGAAAATGTTTAACGAAAAGTTCGGCAAGTAATGATTTGGGTTTATAAATTGGTTTTTAGATCATTTAATTTAGAATTACTGGGTAAGAAACTGGGAATAGATTTTAGTAAATTACCTAAACATCCAAAATAATTATAGATTTTTGATGTTTTCATCATCAAACAATACAGCACAATGGACGGTCAAAACAGAAAGGACATTTATCCGGGATTAGCAGTCGGGATTATATTAAAGAAGGACCAGCGGTCTGGAAACATCACTTATGGTGTAGTGAAAGATTTGCTTACTTCATCGGCATTTCATTCCAGGGGGATAAAAGTGAGGCTTGAAGATGGGCAGGTTGGCCGTGTAGCGGAAATAGTTGAAGATTAATCGGCGATATTAAAACCTTTATAGCCTGATTTGCGTATTATATTTGTAATCGGATTGCAATTAAAGGCTAAAAAAGTAACAAAATAAATGTTACGACGTCTATATTTGTAACAACAGTAATTTAAAGAATGGCATTAGTAAAATTCATTTTCATCACAATATTGGTACTTTGGCTGATCAGAATGTTGATTAAGTTAATTCTGCCAATGCTGTTTAATAACCTGGCCAGCAAAATGCAGAGTCAGGCAACAGGGCAGCAGCAACAACAAAGACGGTCAAAACCTGAAGGTTCTATTTCAATAGATTATATGCCTCCAAAGCCTGATCAAAGTAAAACAGATAAACTCGGCGACTTCGTAGACTACGAAGAAGTGAAATAAAACTAAACCCTGAACTTGTTTCAGGGTTTTTTGTTAAAATTCAACGTGCCATTTCAGCCTGAAATTTGATTACCTTATTTCTTTTCTCAATGAGTTTCAACATATAATTTTTGAGAAATATTTTGTCTGCTAACCAGCCTAATAAGCCAAACGGTGCCTGAAACTCAAAAATATCAGTCATCTCTGTTTGAGTATCTATAAATTTAAACTGATGCTGGTGATGGAGTTTTTTTAAAGGTCCCTTAATCATCTCGTCAATGAAGAAAGTTGGATATTCCATCGCGATAATCTTATTGGTCATTTCGAACGGAATACCAAAATGCCTGGCACTCCAGGTCGATCAGACCACTATTTTTTCCGGCTATTGCTTTTTCTCCAGACGATTGCATTGACTGTAAATGAAGATCAATACTTCTAGCCAGATCAAAACAGCGCCCGATCGGTGCATTAATCAATGTTTTTAAGATAATTGTGGGCATATACGTTCGCTTTAGTTACAATTACCTTATCGTTTTCCGCTCAGGGCTGCCATTGCCTCATCAATCTTTCCATATTTAAAATCGAATCCACTATGTAGTAGCACTGCTGGCTTAACCCATCTGCTTTTTAAAATCAGTTCCGTTTCCGTTCCGATAATTTTTGCACCAATAGCCAATAGCCATGCTGGAGCAGGCAAGCCGAAATTGCGACCAAAGGCCTTTCTGATGCTGCGCATAAAAACATGGTTTTTAATCACTTCCGGTGCTGTGCAGTTTACAATTCCTTCAATTTCAGGGTGATCAAGGAGCCATCTTATACTACCTGCAGCATCCTCTTCGTGGATCCAGCTCATATACTGTTCGCCATTACCCTGTTTACCACCCATGCCCAATTTCACCAGGTTAAGTAAGCGCGGAAACGCCCCATCTTTCAGGCCTAAAACAATGCCCATTCTAAGGGCTATTTTTCGGGTATTGGGCGTGTCTGTTTCAAAAAAGCTATTTTCCCAGGCTTTGCAAACCTCAATAGAGAAACCTTCACCGATTTCGCCTGTTAACTCATCTTGTGCATGGTCTTCGGCATGGCGGTAAATGGTTGCAGAAGTAATATTGATCCAAAGTTTTGGCGGATTTTCCATTTCTCCGATCGCTCTGCCCAGTAAACGGGTGGGAATCAATCTTGAATCAAAAATTTCTTTTTTGTTTTTTTTAGTATACCTGCAGTTTACATTTTTACCGCAAAGGTTCACCAGGAGGTCAGCCCCTTGTAAGCTGTAGGCCCACTCACCCATATTTTTGCCATCCCATACCAACGTTTTAATATTGCCCGTTTCAGCTTGTGCTTTTCTGGACAGAATGATCACTTCATCAGCCAGGCTGCTAAAATATTTCGCTAATACATTGCCTAAATAACCATTTCCGCCGGCCAGTACAATTTTTCTGTATTTCATGATATGATTATAAAATTAAGATTAAACCCAAAACAATTAAGCGGTAAAGCGCCCAGGTAATGCTCATCAACCAACCTAGCTTTAATAATTTACTTCTACGGATATGTTCTAAAAACATCAATCCCGCAACCATTAAAAAGTATAACAGATAAAATAAGGGCAGAAAGCTGATGTATTTTGCCAGAATTATAATGGGCAAGAGCAAAAGTGAACCTGCGAAGGAAATGGTCATCATATTCCCTAAATAATCCCAAAGCTTTTCTTTTCTATAAAAATGAATGATTGCACCCTGGAAAAATAGCTGGCCTCCACAGATTAAGTATTCGCGGTACTTACTACCCAGTGGTACAAAACCGGTAAGCAGATGAGCATAATCTGTTAGTATATAAGCGGTAATAAACCAGGTTAAAAGAAAGAATGCGATGCGGTATTGAAGTTTAAAAGTTGGCTGTAAGGTGTTTTCTTTTACTGCAGCTGGTATAATTACTTTACGGTTGTAAGAAATAAATGCATAAAATTTACCCATCAGATAAACAAATGGACTAAACAAAAACAATGGCTTAAAAAAGGGCATAGCATGTGCAATAATTTTGAATAAACTCTGGATGCCGTAAGTAACTTCACCGGTTTCTGTATTAACCAGTGCAATTTCATTGGCAGCCCTTTGCCGGTCTACCAGCGGACAAATGTTTTGTGGCATTTCCTGGTAAGCCTCACGACCATCTTGAGCCAACATACCTGTTTTTACAAAGACCTTAGTATAGGCATAACACATGGGGCATTCATTGTCAAATAAAATTACATGGTTTTTAAGTGTTTTCATTTTATTTAAATTTTAATACTTTCAGTAAAATATGAAACTTTTGATTAAAAAATAAAGCCGAACAATAGGAAGGCTTTTTTTAAGGTCTAGGGTTTAAGGTGTAAGGCTTAGGGTAAATCTATCTTGATACTTGCTACATCTATCTTGCTACTCTTGTCTCCCCTTTCCAATCTATTTAAACACCTTCAACACCGAACCCCAGAACCAGCTTTCTTCTGCTTTAAGCATTGTTTCTAAAGTTTTATCTACGTTTCCGGCAAGTTTGTTAATGTCTTTTATCGATTTTTTGAAGGTAATAAACTCCGGATCTTTCTCATCGCCATTAACAGTAGAGAGTTCGTTCAAAATTTTTAAAACGGGTTCCAGTTCTCTTTTTTTACGCTCTTTAGCCACCTGCCTGGCAATATTCCAAACATCCTTATCCGCAAAAAAGTATTCTTTCCGCTCACCGGCCTTATGTTGTTTTTCAATCAATCCCCAACCAATCAGGTCGCGGAGGGTCATGTTCGCATTGCCCCTTGAAATACTGAGCTGCTCCATAATTTCTTCGGTGGTTAACGCTTCAGGCGAAATTAATAACAGCGCATGTACCTGGGCCATGGTGCGGTTAATTCCCCATTCTGAGCCTAATTTGCCCCAGGCTTCTATAAATTTTAATTTTGCTGCTGCTAATTCCATGTACAAATATAAAGTTATTTTTAAACTTTCAAAAATTATTGAAAGTTTATTTGTTTGAAGAATATTTGCTATCGCGTTGAATCTCATCCAGCACCATCTGCCAGTTAGCCTTATTGTTATTTACTTTTTTTAACAGATCAGCCTGTGTCCTATCGAAATAGACAGATAGTTTTAATACGGGCAAAGCCAGACTGGGTTTAAACATTGTCCCGGGAGCAAATCCAGGCTCATTGTTCCTGGCCCGGTCGCGGTCGAATTTAACGGTTGTGT
This genomic interval carries:
- a CDS encoding DUF393 domain-containing protein — encoded protein: MKTLKNHVILFDNECPMCYAYTKVFVKTGMLAQDGREAYQEMPQNICPLVDRQRAANEIALVNTETGEVTYGIQSLFKIIAHAMPFFKPLFLFSPFVYLMGKFYAFISYNRKVIIPAAVKENTLQPTFKLQYRIAFFLLTWFITAYILTDYAHLLTGFVPLGSKYREYLICGGQLFFQGAIIHFYRKEKLWDYLGNMMTISFAGSLLLLPIIILAKYISFLPLFYLLYFLMVAGLMFLEHIRRSKLLKLGWLMSITWALYRLIVLGLILIL
- a CDS encoding GbsR/MarR family transcriptional regulator, with protein sequence MELAAAKLKFIEAWGKLGSEWGINRTMAQVHALLLISPEALTTEEIMEQLSISRGNANMTLRDLIGWGLIEKQHKAGERKEYFFADKDVWNIARQVAKERKKRELEPVLKILNELSTVNGDEKDPEFITFKKSIKDINKLAGNVDKTLETMLKAEESWFWGSVLKVFK
- a CDS encoding YwbE family protein, producing MDGQNRKDIYPGLAVGIILKKDQRSGNITYGVVKDLLTSSAFHSRGIKVRLEDGQVGRVAEIVED
- a CDS encoding TIGR01777 family oxidoreductase encodes the protein MKYRKIVLAGGNGYLGNVLAKYFSSLADEVIILSRKAQAETGNIKTLVWDGKNMGEWAYSLQGADLLVNLCGKNVNCRYTKKNKKEIFDSRLIPTRLLGRAIGEMENPPKLWINITSATIYRHAEDHAQDELTGEIGEGFSIEVCKAWENSFFETDTPNTRKIALRMGIVLGLKDGAFPRLLNLVKLGMGGKQGNGEQYMSWIHEEDAAGSIRWLLDHPEIEGIVNCTAPEVIKNHVFMRSIRKAFGRNFGLPAPAWLLAIGAKIIGTETELILKSRWVKPAVLLHSGFDFKYGKIDEAMAALSGKR
- a CDS encoding DUF4834 family protein, producing the protein MALVKFIFITILVLWLIRMLIKLILPMLFNNLASKMQSQATGQQQQQRRSKPEGSISIDYMPPKPDQSKTDKLGDFVDYEEVK
- the uvrB gene encoding excinuclease ABC subunit UvrB; translated protein: MKFKITSEYQPTGDQPSAIKQLVDGVNANEHYQTLLGVTGSGKTFTVANVIEQTQKPTLILSHNKTLAAQLYGEFKNFFPENSVNYFVSYYDYYQPEAFIASSNTYIEKDLSINEEIEKLRLRTTSSLMSGRRDIIVVSSISCIYGMGNPEDFSRMVFRFGVGLRISRNAFLHSLVEILYSRTTTEFKRGTFRVKGDTVDIYPAYLDHAYRISFFGDDIEELSAIDPISGKTLEKLEDMAIYPANLFVTPKDRFNSSIWGIQEELEIRKNQLIADRHLLEAKRLEERTNFDIEMMKELGYCSGIENYSRFFDGRQPGMRPFCLLDYFPEDYLMVIDESHVTVPQIRAMYGGDRSRKLSLVEYGFRLPAALDNRPLNFNEFEALAPQTIYVSATPAEYELEKSEGVVVEQVIRPTGLLDPVIEIRPAINQVDDLLDEIDITIKDGGRILVTTLTKRMAEELTKYLDRLNIKTRYIHSEIKTLERVEILRGLRLGEFDVLVGINLLREGLDLPEVTLVAILDADKEGFLRSEKSLIQTIGRAARNDKGRVIMYADGITDSMEKTISETNRRRDIQIAYNLEHGITPKTVGKSREAILEQTSVLDFSQKASDNKARAYVENAEISIAADPIVQYMGKAELQRAIDTTRKDMQKAAKDMDFLQAAKLRDEMFALEKMFNEKFGK